A genome region from Prionailurus viverrinus isolate Anna chromosome A3, UM_Priviv_1.0, whole genome shotgun sequence includes the following:
- the CA3H20orf202 gene encoding uncharacterized protein C20orf202 homolog, translating into MGARTPQEQGDLESEDVPLSRLCGEDTEMETAEEPTPSLGQTLEWLRKELAEMQVQDQRLLLTLRHLHRVLEELRAKSAHWDDATSSRGTSPIRVRAGSESRGCPSISSKALAQLLQGADSRRSSLP; encoded by the exons ATGGGGGCAAGGACACCCCAGGAGCAAGGGGACCTGGAAAGTGAAGATGTCCCTTTATCGAGACTCTGTGGAGAG GACACTGAGATGGAAACAGCAGAAGAGCCAACCCCAAGTCTTGGGCAGACCCTGGAGTGGCTGAGAAAGGAGCTG GCTGAGATGCAGGTTCAGGACCAGAGACTGCTGCTCACACTGAGGCATCTTCACAGGGTCCTGGAGGAACTGCGTGCTAAGAGTGCTCACTGGGACGATGCCACGTCCAGCAGAGGGACGTCCCCCATCAGAGTTCGAGCGGGCTCTGAAAGCCGGGGCTGCCCCTCCATCTCCTCCAAGGCGTTGGCCCAGCTCCTCCAAGGGGCAGACAGCCGGCGAAGCTCCCTCCCTTGA
- the TMEM74B gene encoding transmembrane protein 74B: MASPPSLELKTLHNGPQIPRRPAPLGPVGPPREGVENACFSSEERETHFQNPGDTRLGSSPSPPGGVPSRPRSQRDDLSLRSEEGPGLEPVSRPVDYGFVSALVFLVSGILLVVTAYAIPREARVNPDTVTAREMERLEMYYARLGSHLDKCIIAGLGLLTVGGILLSVLLMVSLCKGELYRRPTFVPGRGSRKTYGSINLRMRQLNGDGGQALVENEVVQVSETSHTLQGS; the protein is encoded by the coding sequence ATGGCATCTCCCCCCAGCCTGGAACTGAAGACACTGCACAATGGCCCCCAGATCCCAAGGAGACCAGCCCCTCTGGGCCCGGTGGGCCCACCCAGGGAGGGTGTGGAGAATGCCTGCTTTTCCTCAGAGGAGCGTGAGACCCATTTCCAGAACCCTGGGGACACCAGACTGGGcagctcccccagcccccctggGGGCGTCCCCTCACGACCCCGATCCCAGCGGGACGATCTATCCCTGCGTTCAGAAGAGGGGCCAGGCCTGGAGCCCGTGAGCCGCCCGGTGGATTATGGCTTTGTTTCTGCTCTGGTTTTTCTGGTGAGTGGGATCCTCCTGGTGGTGACTGCATACGCCATCCCCCGTGAGGCCCGCGTCAACCCTGACACGGTGACAGCGCGGGAGATGGAACGACTCGAGATGTACTATGCCCGCCTGGGCTCCCACCTGGACAAGTGCATCATCGCGGGCCTGGGGCTGCTCACAGTGGGTGGCATCCTCTTGTCAGTGCTGCTGATGGTCTCCCTGTGCAAGGGCGAGCTGTACCGCCGGCCCACCTTCGTCCCTGGCAGGGGCTCCAGGAAGACCTATGGCTCCATTAACCTGCGCATGAGACAGCTCAATGGGGACGGGGGCCAGGCTCTGGTGGAGAACGAAGTTGTCCAGGTCTCAGAGACCAGCCACACCCTCCAGGGGTCTTAA